AGGGTCCGCGCACCGGGCCGAACATGTTGCGGCCCAGGATGAACGCGCCGAACCCATCCATCGAGCGGCGCGCATAGTCATCATCGACACCGCCTGCGCCGCCGCTCTTGCCGATCATGGCCTGGAAGAAGCGCGTGCGGACGAGCCAGGGATGCAGAGCCTGCCCACCCTTGCCGAGCGGATTTTCGAGGCTCTGCTCCGGTCCTGCTCCGAAACCGTCGAGCGAGACGGAAAAGCCCCCAACGCGCACTCTCGTCATGACGCCTCCCAATGATTGTGCATTGCCAACGATTGCTGCGCACTTGAATATGGATTGTCCGTCGTTCGGCGTTTTTCGGCCGAACAGGGAATCGTCGTTAGCATCAATGGCGCGCACAGCGGAACACATCGTTGGGCAATGCGGAGCGCGCCAGGGCCGAACGGAGCGTGACCATGACATCGTTCAACGTGGGCGATCACGTCAGCTGGAATTCCGAAGCCGGCCGGGTGCGCGGCCGGATCGTGCGCATCCATACGCGGGACGTGACGTACAAGGGTTACGTGCACCACGCGACCAAAAGCGATCCACAATACGAAATCAAGAGTGACACGACCGACCACGTCGCGCTCCACAAGGGCAGGGCGTTGCGCCGTCTTCGGCGCTGACGGCCAGTGCGGCGCGAACGGAATTGCAGCGGGTCGCCCACTCATGGATGTGGGACGCACCGGGCGGTACACCGCCGGAGACGCCGCGATGCGCGAGTTGCCGGCGCCCTGACGTCCGGACCGAGCTCGGCGTGCGCCGTCTCAGATCCGGGCTGGCATCATCCTGCTCTCAGTCGGTGTAGTAAATGAACCGCCCGCAGCTCTCGCAATTCCGGAGCTCGCTGTTCCGCTCCTGATCGCGGCCCTTGCTCGTCGGCACGTGGACGAAGCAGCCGTAACAGACGCCGTTCAGCACCGGCGCCACGACCCGTTCGTGCCGCTTGAGGATGCGGCGATACGCCGATTGCGTGCGCGGCGACAGCTGCTGCTCGCGCTCGACGATGCGTTCGCCTAACCGTGCGCTGAATTCCTCCACGTTCACCGGAATCCCTGCCGCCGCGTATTCCGCCACCGCGATATCCCGCCGCAACGTCTGTAAGTCTTGAATCTCGAGCAGAATTTCCAGCTCGGCATGCAACATCAGACACCCTTCTCCTCCAACAAGGTCAGGAACTGGCCCGGTTGCGTCAACGACAACAACCGCTGCGGCACATCCGGCTCCTTGCTGAACTGTGCAATCTTCCCGAGTACGGGAAGATATTGGTTAGACACCTCGAGGGGCGGCGCCACGATGAGGAAGAAAAAGAAGACCGGCTTCTCGTCGATTGCCTTGAAATCGACGCCAGCCGGCTTTCGCCCAAACGCCACGCGAAGCTTGTTCACGACCAACGAGCGGCAGTGCGGGATCGCAATCCCGCGCCCGATGCCCGTCGATCCCAGGTTCTCGCGCCGCTTGAGCATCTTGTACAGCATTCCTTCCGACTTCTCATCCAACTTGAGAAGCGAGATCAGTTCCTTGAGGATGTCATCCTTGGTGCTCCCCTCGAGCGCCAGTTTGATCCCGTCTTCGGTAAAGAATTGTCGTAATTCCATCTATCTCCCCGGGAGCGAATATCTACCTCGAATCAGCCGCGTCTTCGCGGGAAACCACGCAACTTACCCCGTGTGCAAAACAGTGTCAAATAACGACGTTGCATGGAGTTGCCGGTCAGAGTAACTTCATTCCATGGCATTCCCATATTCCACCGCGTTCCCGGTGCCGCTTTACCTCGCACCGATGGCCGGCGTGTCGGAGTCGCCATTTCGCCGACTCTGCCGACGCTTCGGCGCAGACGTGGTGGTCACGGAGTTCTTGAGCGCCGAAGGCATCCGCCGAGAGAACCCGGCAACCATCGAAAAGCTACGCTTCGGAGCGGACGAACGCCCCATTGGCGTCCAGATTTTCGGCGCCGACCCCGCCGCGATGCGCGAGGCAGCGGCCTTCGTCACCGACGTCTTTGCGCCGGAATTCATCGACATCAACTTCGGATGTCCGGTGAAGAAGGTGGTGAAGCGCAACGGCGGCTCGGGATGTCTCAAGGATCTCGGGCTCGTCACCGACGTAATCCGCGCCGTCATCCAGGGCACGCACCTGCCGGTGACGGTGAAAATCCGCAGCGGCTGGAACGAGGAGATGCGCGACCCGGTGTCGATCGCGCTGCGCTGCCAGGACGCGGGCGCCCGTGTCCTAACGCTGCACCCGCGCACGCGCGCACAGATGTACTCGGGCGACGCGCGCTGGGACGAGATCGCCGCGGTCGCGAGTGCGCTCGACATTCCCGTCATCGGAAATGGCGACATCAAATCCGCCGAAGACGCGGTGCGCATGTACCGGGAGACGGGATGCGATGGCGTCATGATCGCGCGCGGATCGTTCGGACAGCCGTGGGTGTTCACGCAGGCGCGCGCGTTGCTCGAGGGCAAGCCGATGCCGCCCGCGCCGCCGGTCGAAGAGCGTTTCGCCATCGCCTCCGAACACGCGCGCATGGCGCAGGCGTACGAGAACGATCCGCGCGGCGCGGCCATCGAGTTCCGCAAGCACCTCGGCTGGTACGTGAAAGGCCTGCCGGGGTCGGCCGACATCCGCCGCAAGCTGCACCTCGTGGAGTCGCTCGCCGCCGTGGACGACATCTTCGCCGAATATCTCGCTGCCCGCGCCCGCGGGGAGGTCGAGCCGTCCGACGGAGCGCTCGCCGAGGCTCGGGCGGCGTGAGACGGGAGCGCGTTCTGGCGCTCCTGCGCCAGGTCGCGTCCGGCGAAGTCGATGCCCAGGCAGCCCTCGGTGCGTTAGGCGCGCTCGAGTTGCCAGCCACCGAGTCGCTCGGCTTCGCCACCGTCGACCATCACCGCGCGCTCCGGCAGGGCTATCCCGAAGTCATCTTCGCCGCCGGCAAGACCACCCCTCAAGTGCTCGCGATCGCCGAGCGCATCGCGGAGCGCGGCGAAGGCGTCCTGATCACGCGGCTCGGGCCCGAGATGCACGCCGCGCTGCTCGAGCGGTTCCCGTCCATCGACATCAATCCGCTCGGCCGCACGGCCTTCCTTGCGCCCAACGTGCCGGCACCGGTCGGCCGCGGCACCATTCTCGTGATCACGGCAGGCACGAGCGATCTCCCCGTTGCCGAAGAAGCCGCGGTGACCGCGCGCTCGCTCGGCAACACGGTGGAGAGGCTCACCGACGTCGGGGTGGCCGGGCTGCATCGACTGTTGTCGCAGAGCCGCGCGCTCGAGGACGCGGCGGTGATCATCGTCGTGGCCGGTATGGACGGCGCTTTGCCCTCCGTGGTGGGCGGCTTGGTGTCGGTGCCCGTGATCGCGGTACCGACGAGCATCGGCTACGGCGCCAGCTTCGGCGGCGTGGCCGCCCTGCTTTCCATGCTCAACAGTTGCGCCTCGGGCGTGACGGTCGTCAACATCGATAACGGGTTTGGAGCGGCCTTCGCGGCATCGCGAATCACGCACGCCTAACCCAACATCCTGTCGACATCGCCGAGTTTGTCCCCCGAGAGCCACGTGCCTTCTCGCATCGGCGCGCTCGCACTCTCGGTCGCGCTGACTATCATCGCCAC
This genomic window from Gemmatimonadaceae bacterium contains:
- the larB gene encoding nickel pincer cofactor biosynthesis protein LarB, which codes for MRRERVLALLRQVASGEVDAQAALGALGALELPATESLGFATVDHHRALRQGYPEVIFAAGKTTPQVLAIAERIAERGEGVLITRLGPEMHAALLERFPSIDINPLGRTAFLAPNVPAPVGRGTILVITAGTSDLPVAEEAAVTARSLGNTVERLTDVGVAGLHRLLSQSRALEDAAVIIVVAGMDGALPSVVGGLVSVPVIAVPTSIGYGASFGGVAALLSMLNSCASGVTVVNIDNGFGAAFAASRITHA
- a CDS encoding DUF2945 domain-containing protein — translated: MTSFNVGDHVSWNSEAGRVRGRIVRIHTRDVTYKGYVHHATKSDPQYEIKSDTTDHVALHKGRALRRLRR
- a CDS encoding PTS sugar transporter subunit IIA, which translates into the protein MELRQFFTEDGIKLALEGSTKDDILKELISLLKLDEKSEGMLYKMLKRRENLGSTGIGRGIAIPHCRSLVVNKLRVAFGRKPAGVDFKAIDEKPVFFFFLIVAPPLEVSNQYLPVLGKIAQFSKEPDVPQRLLSLTQPGQFLTLLEEKGV
- the dusB gene encoding tRNA dihydrouridine synthase DusB, which gives rise to MAFPYSTAFPVPLYLAPMAGVSESPFRRLCRRFGADVVVTEFLSAEGIRRENPATIEKLRFGADERPIGVQIFGADPAAMREAAAFVTDVFAPEFIDINFGCPVKKVVKRNGGSGCLKDLGLVTDVIRAVIQGTHLPVTVKIRSGWNEEMRDPVSIALRCQDAGARVLTLHPRTRAQMYSGDARWDEIAAVASALDIPVIGNGDIKSAEDAVRMYRETGCDGVMIARGSFGQPWVFTQARALLEGKPMPPAPPVEERFAIASEHARMAQAYENDPRGAAIEFRKHLGWYVKGLPGSADIRRKLHLVESLAAVDDIFAEYLAARARGEVEPSDGALAEARAA